In the Arenicella chitinivorans genome, TGCATCATGGCAAGATAACCAACAATTGGGTCGGCGGCACGCGGGAGTACCAACGGCGCTTAGCGGCATTCAACCCGGATGACTACCAGTTTTCGTGAGTCAACAAATCGTGTGGTGCGCGTACTATAAGAACAAAAATGATCTACCAAAATGCAGTGAGGAGTAAAAGTATGTCAGAGCAGTCAAAACCCTGGGAATTTATCTATCGAGACGCTGGTGTCAGCGTGCCGCCGTTCGATGAAAAGGCATTAAGTCTCTATGTTGAGGAGTTTGCGTCGAGTATTCCGGATTTCCCAGCCTTGAAGTTTTACTCACGTGATATGAGTTACCGGGAACTTGATCAGTTAGCCAATAAGATGGCCAATGTGTTGACTGGTTTGGGGGTTTCTAAAGGCGATGTGGTTGGGTTTCACATGCCGAATATTCCACAATATGTAATTGCCTTATTAGCTGTGGCAAAGATTGGCTGTGCCGGTTCTGGTGTGTCGCCGATGCTGGCCCCGAGTGAGTTAGCGTATCAGATACAAGATGCCAACATCCGTGTCATGGTGTCTCTGGATGCCTTGGCCAACGCTAGTCTGGCCGGCATGGAAACAGTGCCGGAATGTCTCCAAACCGTGGTGGTGACCGGTGCGACCGACTATCTGCAACCGGCTGAATTTGACCTGCCCGAGATTGGCGGGGTAGCTATGGTTCGTATGCTATCCGAGATGGCACAAGCAAGTGATGAATTTGCGCAACGACCGGTAGATTGGAACGACACGTTTTTGGTTCAGTACACGGGTGGCACAACCGGGCGACCTAAGGGGGCGATGCTGTCAGTGCGAAACATCGTTCGCTGCCCAGTGACGCAATACGCGTTTACGCATCGAGAGGCCGGTAAGGATGTCTTTTTGACCCCATTCCCCATGTTTCATATCGCTGGTGTCGGTGGTGCGGTGAGTGGTTTGCGTTCCGGCTTGTGCGGTATTTTGGTGCCCGATCCTAGGGATCTGGACTATATCTGCCAGCAGCTCAAACAGAATCCACCGTCGATCTTTGGTGCGGTACCGACGTTGTATCAAATGCTGTTGCAAAAAGAAGAATTCCACCAGATCGATTGGTCCAACTTGAAAATGGCGGTATCCGGCGCGGCACCGCTGACCGCTGATGATCGTCGCAAAATTGAAGCGGTGATCGGCAAAGATAAAGTTTGCGACGCGTTTGGTATGACGGAGACATCGCCGGTCTATATCGTCAATCCGCCACATCGAATAAAACCTGCTGCACTTGGCATTCCAGTGCCGGGCGCAGACGTGAAAATCGTTGATGTGGAAACCGGGACCCGCGAGATGCCGGTGGGCGAGGCCGGTGAAATTATCACTTCTGGGCCACATGTCATGAAGGGCTATTTAAATTTGCCGGAGGAGTCCGCCAAGGCCATGCGCGAGCTTGACGGCAAGACTTGGATGTACACTGGCGATGTCGGCTATATGGACGATGAAGGGTATGTCTACATCGCCGATCGTGCCAAAGATATGCTGATTGTTGGTGGTTACAAAGTTTTCTCAGTGGAGGTCGAAGATAAGCTAATTACTTTGGACTTCGTGGCGAACTCCGCGGTGGTTGGTAAGGCGGATGCTGAGCGCTCAGGTAATGATATCGTGGTGGTCTTCGTTGAGCTGTCGCCCGAGCACGCCAACCGAGATCCTCAAGAGCTCGAAACCGAGCTGGTGGCATTTTGTCGCAAGCATATGTCGCCGTACAAAGTACCGAAGGAGGTGCACTTTGTGGATGCAATTCCTCTAACGAACATTGGGAAAATTGATAAAAAAGCGCTGCGGGCGCAACTATAACGTGTCCTTTCGCACACTTGTTGGCGGTGAAAAGGTCAAGACTCGCACATAAGTTGGTGTGAAATGTCATAGGCGCTGGCGAGTCGAGTTTTTACAATAATGGCCCGAGCTTTAATTTCGAATTCAGTGAGAAGAATGTATGTCTACCATTATTAATCGACGCGACCTGGACTTTTTGATGTATGAAACGCTGGGCTTGGATTCAATCCTCGCCACTGAGCGTTATCAGGATTATGACCGCGAGGCCATCGCTGCGATTCTCGACCTGGCACAGTCGGTTGCGGAAGAACAGTTTCAACCGTTTGCCGGTCACTTGGATGAAAACGAGCCTAAATACGTCGATGGTAAGGTCGAGATCATACCCGAGGTGAAACAGGCTCTGGCGGCGTACCGCGACGCGGGTTTGTTCCTCACTGGCTATGACCAGGATCTTGGCGGTATGCAATTGCCTTGGGTTGTGCATCAGGCATTGAACGGGATGTTTGTGACTGCCAATACCGGTGTGTCCAGCTATGCCTTTCTAACGCAAGGTGTCGCGAATATGCTGCATGCTTGCGGTTCGGAGCCGCTTAAAGCAAAGTATCTACCCAAACTGGTCGAAGGCGAGTGGTTCGGCACCATGTGCTTGTCCGAGCCGCAAGCGGGTTCCTCGTTGGCGGATATTCGCACCAAGGCTGAAAAGCAACCCGATGGCAGTTATCGAATAACCGGCACGAAGATGTGGATTTCGGGTGGCGATCATGAAATGACCGATAACATCATTCACATGGTATTGGCGAAAGTTCCTGGTGGTCCGGCAGGGGTAAAAGGCATCTCATTGTTTCTGGTACCCAAGCATCGCGTGAACGATGACGGTACCATCGGTGACAACAACAATATCGCCCTGGCTGGCCTGAATCATAAAATGGGGCACCGTGGCACCACCAACTGTCTATTAAATTTTGGTGAGAGCGGCGACACCATCGGTTACCTGGTTGGCGAGGAAAACCAGGGTCTGGCAAACATGTTTCACATGATGAACGAAGCACGGATTGGGGTTGGTGCTGCGGCCACGGTAATTGGCTTAGGTGGTTATTTGTACTCGCTGGACTACGCCCGTAATCGACCTCAGGGTCGACATCTAACCAATAAAGATCCGAATACGCCAATGGTGATGATTTCGGAGCACGCGGATGTAAAACGCATGCTGCTCACTCAAAAAGCCTATGTTGAAGGCGCGCAGGCGCTGATCCTGTATTCGGCTAAATTACTGGATGAGCAGAAACTGGCGACCACTGATGCTGAGCGAACGCGTGCCGCGTTGCTATTGGACTTGTTGACGCCGATCTGTAAATCCTGGCCGTCGGAATTTTGTCTCGAAGCCAACAAGCTGGCGATCCAGATTTTGGGTGGTTACGGTTATACTCGCGAATACCCAGTTGAGCGCTACTATCGAGATAATCGCTTGAATCATATTCACGAAGGCACGCACGCGATACACGGCCTGGATATTTTGGGTCGCAAAGTGCGGATGCACGACGGGGCGGCATTAAAAGCTCTGGCCGAAGAGATTCAGCAGAGCCTCACTGCGGCGCAGTCTCATCCTGAATTAGGTGATTACTGCCAACAGCTTGCAGCGGCTTTGTCTAAAGTAGAGGCAACGTTGGGGGCGATAGGTAAGGCCCCTGATATGACACTGGCCCTTGCCAATGCAACCGCGTTCCTTGATGCGATGGGGCATGTTGTGATTGCCTGGATGTGGTTAAAACAAGCGCAGGCCGCGCTCGATGGCTTGGCCAAGAGTGGTGCGCACGATCAACCTTTCTATCACGGGAAGCTGGCGGCTTGTAAGTTCTTCTTTAAATACGAACTGCCCACTGCGATTGCCAAATTCGATCTCGTGGCTGAATTGGACGATACGTTCGTACAGATGGCAGACACGCAATTTATCGGTAGTTGACCCACCTCACCTCAGTCGGGGGTACCCGCGACTGAGGTGTACGGTTCGCCCGTGTAACCAAATAATTAGGAATCGACGGGCTTGGCGCTTTATGTGGGGCGACTGACACATCGAATGTGCTCGAGTTGGCCGCCGCGGCAAGAATGACATTGCGACAGTATTGCCGCCAAGCAAAGAGGTCGTGCAAAACCTGTGAACCTGTCAAATTTGTAATACCTCTCGTTCACTTGTTAAGGAGTACAATGGTCGGTCTTCGTATAACCAAACACCACACAGAAAAGGCTTTATGAACATAAAAAATACCTTGCGTCGAAAAGTATTGATCGCATTGACGGCGGTCATGATGGTTCCTTTCTCCAACAGCATGGCTGCATCACTCAGTGAGATGCCATCTGGCGCCTATGATCTCGATCTGACTCACGCCAGTGTACTGTGGAAAGTCAGCCATCTGGGTTTTTCAACCTATATCGGCCGCTTTGAAAACTTCGATGCGGACCTGGTGTTGGATACTCAGGACTTTACTAAGAGCTCGGTCGACGTTGAGATCCAAGTTGATTCGCTGGAGACGGCGTTCCCATTTCCAGAAAAAGAAGACTTCAATAAAAAACTGTCGATGGAATGGTTCAAAGGTGGCGAGTTCCCGACCATCAACTTTGTTTCTAAAAAGGTCAGTGCCTTGGCGGAAGATAATACCTTTACGATCGAAGGTGATTTGACCTTGATGGGTAACACGCACCCAGTGACTTTGGACGCAAAATTGAACGGTTTCACGCCGAGTCACCCATTTAAGAAGGTGCCGTTGATTGGATTTTCTGCTGTTACCACCATTGACCGCACGGTTTGGGGCTTAAGTAATTACGCACCCAATATCGGTGCCGATGTTAAAGTGGAAATCGAAGGCGAATTCACTATGCAAGCGAAATAATCACATCAGATTCCCAAAGGGCCAGCGATTGTGACTGCAATCGCTGGCCTTGCTATTTGATTGAGCGGATAATCTTTTCGATCAAGACTTTCCCTCGGGATTTCGTTATTCTCACACGTTTATAGCAGCCACTCAGGTATCGAGTGCCTTTTCCGATCACATCATATGTCTCAATCAAATTCTCTTTACGACACCCTGGTTTTTCGCCATGCAAAATGGGTGTTACTGCTCTTTATTCTGATTGCCGGTGCCTTATCGCCGTATGCTAAAGAGTTTCGCCTGGACGCATCGTCGGACTCGTTGGTGCTGGAAAATGATGAATCGCTGAAGTACTTCCGCGAGGTTGTCAGCCAATACGCGGGCGATGAATTATTGCTTGTGACTTACAAGCCTCATGGTGACTTGTTTGCCAGCGCGACCTTGGATGATCTCGGCGCATTGCGTGAAAAACTGCTAACACTGGATCTAGTTAAGTCGATCATCTCAATTCTCGATGCCCCGCTGACACAAAGCCCGCCAGTCACCTTGGCAGAGCTTGCCACGAATCCACAGACGCTTCGCGACGCGCGTACTGACCTCGACTTGGCAAAGCAAGAGTTGACCGGCAGTGCTCTATATCGCGACCTCTTGGTTAGTGACGACCTGTCGACTACCGCGATTGTGATGTCTTTAGCTGGGGATGCGGAAGTGTCGGCTTTGCTGGACAAGCGCAACGCGCTGCGTGAAAAGCGTGCCGAAGGTACATTGTCGTCGGCGGAGGCGGCCGAGCTCGAGGCAGTCACCAAAGAGCACCAGGTGAAGGCGGATGCGGCACAAGCTCGTCAAGCGGCGATGATTGCTCAGGTGCGCGGCATCATGCAAGAGCATGAAGCTAATGCCAAGTTGTTCTTGGGTGGACTGCCAATGATCGTGGCCGACTCTGTGGCATATATAAATGCAGACGTGATGACGTTCGGCCTCGCCGCACTCGCCGTCATCGTCCTGATACTGACGATCGCATTCCGTCAGTTCGGTTGGATCGTGATGCCTTTAATCAACTGCGCTGCAACCGGGTTCATTATTGTGTGTTTACTTGGTTTGTTGAACTGGCCGATATCCGTAGTGTCATCAAATTTTCTGTCGCTGCTGTTAATCATCACACTGTCACTGAATATCCATTTAATTGTACGGTATCGTGAGCTGGCTAAGCTGCACCCAGATCATGATCAAACCGCCTTGTTGAGCAGTACGGTGCGTTCGAAATTTATACCGTGTTTGTATACTGCGCTGACCACCATTGTTGCTTTTGCGTCCCTGATTGTGAGCGGCATACGTCCAGTCATCGATTTTGGCTGGATCATGTGTTTGGGCATCGTGGTGGCATTTATTACCACCTTTACCCTGTTTCCGGCATTGGCAGTGTGGATGCGACCGCGGGCGGTGAAACACAATCGCGATCCATTGAGCAAACTCATTCTAAATGGCGCGCAATCTATGCACCAGCGTGGCGTGTTAGTCAGTTTGTTCTTTACCGTGATCGCTGTGGCGGCAATCTATGGAATCGCTAATCTCACCGTAGAAAACCGCTTCATCGACTATTTCAAGCCGGATACCGAGATTTATCAGGGCATGGTAGAGATCGATGAGCAGCTTGGTGGTACCACGCCCATGGACATCATTCTGGATGCACCGGCGGAATTTCTAGCCACCAAGTCAGCCTCAGAAAGTCCATCGGAGGAAGCGGACGAGGACGACTTCGAGGACGATGATTTCTTCGACGAGTTTGAAGATGAGGAGTCAGGCGACAACATCGTCATTTCATCGTACTGGTTCAACAAGCAAGGGTTAGACAAGCTTAAAGCGATTCAGCGTTCACTGGATGACATTCCAGCCACCGGAAAAGTGATGAGTTTGGCAACCAGTATGAGTGTCTTTGAGGGGCTGCGAGATCAAGGTCCGATGGATAATATCGACTTATCCTTTATGCTCACAGTCTTGTCGGACGACAATAAGAAGACCTTGATTGATCCGTATTTGTCAGAAGACGGTAATCAGACACACATTAACATTCGCGTGTTTGAGACTTTCCGGGGGCTGGACCGAGATCAGCTGATCAGTGATATTCGTACTATGTTGATCGAGGAGCATGGCTTGCAGGACGAGCAGATCAACATTTCAGGTATGGTGGTGCTGTACAACAATATGTTGAATTCGTTGTTTAACTCTCAAATTATGACGCTGGGCACTGTATTTGTGGTGATCTTTCTAATGTTTATAGTGTTGTTTCGCAGTGTAAAGCTCGCTTTAATCAGTATTATTCCAAATGTGTTTTCTGCTGCCGTGGTGCTAG is a window encoding:
- a CDS encoding AMP-binding protein, with the protein product MSEQSKPWEFIYRDAGVSVPPFDEKALSLYVEEFASSIPDFPALKFYSRDMSYRELDQLANKMANVLTGLGVSKGDVVGFHMPNIPQYVIALLAVAKIGCAGSGVSPMLAPSELAYQIQDANIRVMVSLDALANASLAGMETVPECLQTVVVTGATDYLQPAEFDLPEIGGVAMVRMLSEMAQASDEFAQRPVDWNDTFLVQYTGGTTGRPKGAMLSVRNIVRCPVTQYAFTHREAGKDVFLTPFPMFHIAGVGGAVSGLRSGLCGILVPDPRDLDYICQQLKQNPPSIFGAVPTLYQMLLQKEEFHQIDWSNLKMAVSGAAPLTADDRRKIEAVIGKDKVCDAFGMTETSPVYIVNPPHRIKPAALGIPVPGADVKIVDVETGTREMPVGEAGEIITSGPHVMKGYLNLPEESAKAMRELDGKTWMYTGDVGYMDDEGYVYIADRAKDMLIVGGYKVFSVEVEDKLITLDFVANSAVVGKADAERSGNDIVVVFVELSPEHANRDPQELETELVAFCRKHMSPYKVPKEVHFVDAIPLTNIGKIDKKALRAQL
- a CDS encoding acyl-CoA dehydrogenase; this encodes MSTIINRRDLDFLMYETLGLDSILATERYQDYDREAIAAILDLAQSVAEEQFQPFAGHLDENEPKYVDGKVEIIPEVKQALAAYRDAGLFLTGYDQDLGGMQLPWVVHQALNGMFVTANTGVSSYAFLTQGVANMLHACGSEPLKAKYLPKLVEGEWFGTMCLSEPQAGSSLADIRTKAEKQPDGSYRITGTKMWISGGDHEMTDNIIHMVLAKVPGGPAGVKGISLFLVPKHRVNDDGTIGDNNNIALAGLNHKMGHRGTTNCLLNFGESGDTIGYLVGEENQGLANMFHMMNEARIGVGAAATVIGLGGYLYSLDYARNRPQGRHLTNKDPNTPMVMISEHADVKRMLLTQKAYVEGAQALILYSAKLLDEQKLATTDAERTRAALLLDLLTPICKSWPSEFCLEANKLAIQILGGYGYTREYPVERYYRDNRLNHIHEGTHAIHGLDILGRKVRMHDGAALKALAEEIQQSLTAAQSHPELGDYCQQLAAALSKVEATLGAIGKAPDMTLALANATAFLDAMGHVVIAWMWLKQAQAALDGLAKSGAHDQPFYHGKLAACKFFFKYELPTAIAKFDLVAELDDTFVQMADTQFIGS
- a CDS encoding YceI family protein, whose product is MNIKNTLRRKVLIALTAVMMVPFSNSMAASLSEMPSGAYDLDLTHASVLWKVSHLGFSTYIGRFENFDADLVLDTQDFTKSSVDVEIQVDSLETAFPFPEKEDFNKKLSMEWFKGGEFPTINFVSKKVSALAEDNTFTIEGDLTLMGNTHPVTLDAKLNGFTPSHPFKKVPLIGFSAVTTIDRTVWGLSNYAPNIGADVKVEIEGEFTMQAK
- a CDS encoding efflux RND transporter permease subunit, whose product is MSQSNSLYDTLVFRHAKWVLLLFILIAGALSPYAKEFRLDASSDSLVLENDESLKYFREVVSQYAGDELLLVTYKPHGDLFASATLDDLGALREKLLTLDLVKSIISILDAPLTQSPPVTLAELATNPQTLRDARTDLDLAKQELTGSALYRDLLVSDDLSTTAIVMSLAGDAEVSALLDKRNALREKRAEGTLSSAEAAELEAVTKEHQVKADAAQARQAAMIAQVRGIMQEHEANAKLFLGGLPMIVADSVAYINADVMTFGLAALAVIVLILTIAFRQFGWIVMPLINCAATGFIIVCLLGLLNWPISVVSSNFLSLLLIITLSLNIHLIVRYRELAKLHPDHDQTALLSSTVRSKFIPCLYTALTTIVAFASLIVSGIRPVIDFGWIMCLGIVVAFITTFTLFPALAVWMRPRAVKHNRDPLSKLILNGAQSMHQRGVLVSLFFTVIAVAAIYGIANLTVENRFIDYFKPDTEIYQGMVEIDEQLGGTTPMDIILDAPAEFLATKSASESPSEEADEDDFEDDDFFDEFEDEESGDNIVISSYWFNKQGLDKLKAIQRSLDDIPATGKVMSLATSMSVFEGLRDQGPMDNIDLSFMLTVLSDDNKKTLIDPYLSEDGNQTHINIRVFETFRGLDRDQLISDIRTMLIEEHGLQDEQINISGMVVLYNNMLNSLFNSQIMTLGTVFVVIFLMFIVLFRSVKLALISIIPNVFSAAVVLGIMGIFSIPLDLMTITIAAISVGIAVDNSIHFVHRYRDEMRARADNRAAINSATLNVGQAMFYTTLVITAGFLIMVFSNFVPTMYFGVLTGIAMVTALIANLVMLPMLVAAIKPIEDA